One Entomomonas asaccharolytica DNA segment encodes these proteins:
- the dtd gene encoding D-aminoacyl-tRNA deacylase encodes MKALIQRVTEASVAVENDIIGEIGIGILALVGIEPDDTPAKADKLLHKLLNYRIFADENDKMNCSLVDIKGGLLLVSQFTLAADTKSGLRPSFSTAASPILGEELFNYLLVRAQQQHTPVATGCFGANMQIHLINNGPVTFLLDV; translated from the coding sequence GTGAAGGCTTTAATTCAACGAGTAACTGAAGCCAGTGTGGCAGTGGAAAATGACATAATAGGTGAAATTGGCATCGGTATTCTTGCATTAGTAGGAATTGAACCAGATGATACACCAGCAAAAGCTGATAAGTTGCTACATAAGTTATTAAACTATCGTATCTTTGCTGATGAAAATGATAAGATGAACTGTTCGTTAGTGGATATTAAGGGTGGCTTGTTGTTGGTATCGCAATTTACGCTAGCGGCAGATACTAAAAGTGGATTACGACCTAGTTTTTCTACAGCTGCTTCTCCTATTTTAGGTGAGGAATTATTTAATTATTTATTAGTACGAGCTCAACAGCAACATACACCTGTTGCAACGGGCTGTTTTGGTGCTAATATGCAAATTCATTTGATAAATAATGGTCCAGTGACTTTTTTATTAGATGTTTAG